Proteins co-encoded in one Syntrophus gentianae genomic window:
- a CDS encoding ATP-binding cassette domain-containing protein: MALMWVHDVSVSFGGPLLLDGAELRIEKGERIGLLGRNGTGKSTLLRMLNGDIPPDRGEIVKRADIRVSLLPQEVPDDLPGTVYDTVASGGEEHLELVRQYHELTGQLAQNGSQNLLRRLEGVQHSMETSGAWSFHQRVEKLISQTGLDEKAEFQLLSAGLKRRVFLTRALAKNPDLLLLDEPTNHLDINTIDWLEEFLLKFNGTIVFVTHDRAFLQKMATRIVEIDRGRLLSFDCPYDTYLERRQAMLDSEEKAWQDFDRKLAKEEIWVRQGIKARRTRNEGRVRALEQLRHERALRRERIGNARIAIAEAERSGKLVVDAEGIDFSFGEKKILQNFSTTLLRGDKVGILGPNGSGKTTLLKILLGELSPQRGRLRLGAGLKIAYFDQLRAQLDENRTLKDNITDGSDTVFAGGVPRHIVGYLQDFLFPPDQILAPVRSLSGGERNRLLLAKLFSLPSNVLVLDEPTNDLDTETLELLEERLLDYSGTLLIVSHDRAFLNNVVTSTLVFECEGCLKEYVGGYDDWLRQRPLPVKLETETKADKPRREKTPREKRRLSYKEARELEGLPQRIEALEKEKEEILAILSSPEFYAESDPAAITAANERLEALDGELDQAYLRWEQLEDFAT, from the coding sequence ATGGCATTAATGTGGGTTCATGACGTTTCCGTAAGCTTTGGCGGGCCTCTTCTCCTGGACGGCGCGGAGCTGCGGATCGAAAAGGGAGAACGCATCGGCCTGCTCGGCCGGAACGGGACCGGCAAGTCAACGCTCCTGAGGATGCTCAACGGAGACATCCCCCCGGATCGGGGTGAGATCGTCAAAAGGGCAGATATCCGGGTTTCCCTGCTGCCGCAGGAGGTCCCCGACGATCTCCCCGGAACAGTCTACGATACCGTCGCCTCCGGCGGAGAGGAACACCTGGAGCTGGTGCGGCAATACCATGAACTGACGGGCCAGCTTGCCCAGAACGGCAGTCAGAACCTTTTGAGGAGACTCGAAGGGGTCCAGCATTCCATGGAGACATCCGGCGCCTGGTCCTTTCACCAGCGGGTCGAAAAACTGATCTCCCAGACCGGTCTCGATGAAAAGGCCGAATTTCAACTGCTTTCCGCGGGATTGAAACGCCGGGTCTTTCTAACCCGCGCCCTCGCGAAGAATCCCGATCTTCTCCTGCTGGACGAACCTACCAACCACCTGGACATCAACACCATTGACTGGCTGGAGGAATTTCTTCTCAAATTCAACGGGACGATTGTGTTTGTGACCCATGACCGCGCCTTTCTACAGAAGATGGCAACCCGCATCGTGGAGATTGACCGGGGCCGTCTTCTGTCCTTCGACTGCCCTTACGACACCTATCTCGAACGCCGTCAGGCCATGCTGGACTCGGAAGAGAAGGCCTGGCAGGATTTCGACCGGAAGCTGGCAAAGGAGGAGATCTGGGTCCGCCAGGGGATCAAAGCCCGCCGCACCCGGAACGAAGGCAGGGTGCGGGCGCTGGAGCAGCTTCGCCACGAACGCGCCCTTCGCCGGGAACGGATTGGCAATGCCCGGATTGCCATTGCGGAGGCGGAACGCAGTGGCAAGCTCGTTGTCGATGCCGAGGGGATTGATTTTTCCTTCGGCGAAAAAAAGATTCTTCAGAACTTTTCCACGACTCTTCTCCGCGGCGATAAGGTGGGCATTCTCGGCCCAAACGGGTCGGGCAAGACGACCCTGCTCAAGATCCTCCTCGGAGAGCTGTCACCCCAGCGAGGCCGGCTCCGCCTGGGCGCCGGGCTGAAGATCGCCTACTTCGATCAGCTCCGTGCGCAACTGGATGAGAACCGGACGCTCAAGGACAACATCACCGACGGCAGCGATACGGTCTTTGCGGGAGGCGTCCCGCGGCATATTGTCGGGTATCTGCAGGATTTCCTTTTCCCACCCGATCAGATTCTTGCGCCTGTCCGGTCGCTCTCCGGGGGTGAACGCAACCGCCTTCTCCTGGCCAAGCTCTTCAGCCTTCCGTCAAACGTCCTGGTCCTCGACGAACCAACCAACGACCTTGATACGGAAACACTCGAACTTCTCGAAGAGCGGCTCCTGGATTACAGCGGCACGCTTCTGATCGTCAGCCATGACCGCGCCTTTCTGAACAATGTCGTCACATCCACACTCGTCTTCGAATGCGAGGGATGCCTGAAGGAATATGTGGGCGGATACGACGACTGGCTCCGCCAGCGCCCTCTTCCTGTAAAGCTGGAAACAGAGACGAAAGCGGACAAACCCCGGAGGGAGAAAACGCCCCGGGAGAAACGCCGGCTCTCGTACAAGGAGGCACGGGAGCTTGAAGGGCTGCCTCAGAGAATCGAGGCCCTGGAAAAAGAGAAAGAAGAAATTCTCGCAATCTTGAGTTCACCGGAATTCTACGCCGAAAGCGACCCGGCAGCGATAACCGCAGCCAATGAGCGGCTCGAAGCGCTGGACGGGGAACTCGATCAAGCCTATTTACGGTGGGAGCAGCTGGAAGATTTTGCAACTTGA
- a CDS encoding DEAD/DEAH box helicase: MKFEKYAISEAIKKNLVQLGFKRPTDIQFKSIPSILKGEDVLAIAQTGTGKTAAFAIPIIDRVHREKSSKRVFGIKCIVLVPTRELALQIGEVFASLAKHTKVKTFSLIGGVEQDAQIRKLQDGIDVLIATPGRMFDLIHQGYLRLDAIETLVLDEADHMLDLGFIKDIQSIKRMLHRKHQTLFFSATINPGIKKLAFSQVKSTAIRIQVSPEDPVSANVSHAVMFVEMDDKRFFLERFIKENLDSKILVFVRTRVRAERVARAMERVGITAITLHGEKDQEERSRVMNRFKAGETNLLIATDVSARGIDIPEINYVINYDLPDKAENYVHRVGRTGRGTRKGVALSFCSTEEEERLKEIQLFLNKEIEVVKIGKKDYDSTLDLSSGKTGAEALVEEHEAWLRSRKKRKSHKN; this comes from the coding sequence ATGAAATTTGAGAAATACGCCATCTCCGAAGCCATCAAAAAGAACCTGGTCCAACTGGGATTCAAGAGACCCACGGACATTCAGTTCAAATCCATCCCGTCCATTCTGAAAGGGGAGGATGTCCTGGCCATTGCCCAGACGGGGACGGGGAAGACGGCCGCTTTTGCCATACCGATCATCGACAGGGTCCACCGGGAAAAAAGCAGCAAGCGGGTCTTCGGCATCAAATGCATCGTTCTGGTTCCCACCCGGGAACTGGCCCTGCAGATTGGGGAGGTCTTTGCGTCCCTGGCAAAACACACCAAGGTGAAGACATTTTCCTTGATCGGCGGCGTCGAGCAGGATGCCCAGATCCGGAAGCTCCAGGACGGCATCGATGTCCTGATTGCCACCCCGGGGCGGATGTTTGATCTCATCCACCAGGGCTATCTCCGTCTGGATGCCATCGAGACCCTGGTCCTGGATGAAGCCGACCATATGCTGGACCTGGGTTTCATCAAGGACATTCAGTCTATCAAAAGAATGCTCCATAGAAAACATCAGACGCTGTTTTTTTCGGCGACCATCAACCCGGGAATAAAGAAACTGGCCTTCTCCCAGGTTAAGAGCACGGCCATCCGAATTCAGGTATCACCCGAAGACCCCGTCTCCGCGAATGTCTCCCATGCAGTTATGTTCGTGGAGATGGACGACAAGCGATTCTTCCTGGAGCGGTTCATCAAGGAGAATCTGGACAGCAAGATCCTCGTCTTTGTCCGGACCAGGGTGCGCGCGGAGCGGGTCGCCAGGGCCATGGAACGGGTCGGCATTACCGCAATCACTCTCCATGGCGAGAAGGACCAGGAGGAACGATCAAGGGTGATGAACCGCTTCAAGGCGGGGGAGACCAATCTTCTGATCGCAACGGATGTCAGCGCTCGCGGCATCGACATCCCGGAAATAAACTATGTGATCAATTATGACCTGCCAGATAAGGCGGAAAACTACGTTCACCGGGTGGGAAGAACGGGGCGGGGGACCCGCAAAGGGGTTGCCCTTTCTTTCTGCAGTACGGAAGAAGAAGAGCGCCTGAAGGAAATACAACTATTTTTAAATAAGGAGATTGAGGTTGTAAAGATTGGTAAAAAAGATTACGATTCGACGCTGGATCTATCCAGTGGCAAAACCGGCGCGGAGGCGCTGGTCGAAGAACATGAGGCCTGGCTGAGGTCAAGAAAGAAGAGAAAATCGCATAAAAATTGA
- the rnk gene encoding nucleoside diphosphate kinase regulator has product MSEREIYITKFDLERLSSLIEEIRQHDDKRKMDLASLEKELDRGHIVEPEDVPKDVITMNSRIIFTDTDSKETMTVSLVFPSDADFEKKKISILSPIGTALLGYRVGDIIEWNVPSGKKSLRIDEVVYQPEAAGDYHL; this is encoded by the coding sequence ATGTCCGAGAGAGAAATCTATATTACGAAGTTTGATCTGGAACGGTTGTCGAGCCTGATTGAGGAAATCCGGCAGCATGATGATAAAAGGAAGATGGATCTCGCGAGTCTTGAAAAGGAATTGGATCGGGGACATATCGTCGAACCGGAAGATGTCCCGAAGGATGTGATCACAATGAATTCCAGAATCATTTTTACCGATACGGATTCAAAGGAGACCATGACCGTCTCGCTCGTCTTTCCCTCTGACGCGGATTTTGAAAAGAAAAAAATCTCCATCCTCTCCCCGATTGGAACGGCCCTGTTGGGATATCGTGTCGGGGACATCATAGAATGGAATGTTCCATCGGGGAAGAAAAGTCTGAGGATCGACGAAGTCGTTTATCAACCCGAGGCCGCCGGTGACTATCACCTGTAA
- a CDS encoding DUF3124 domain-containing protein — protein sequence MRMMVRVLLIILGLVFFISCSGSEAPREEKKTDRSFSPAGLSVKESDGLKKVRGQVWYVPIYSNIPCDGDRLSDLSAFIAIHNTDLSYPIQVTKVLYFDNDGKLVKDFAVQQLKLAPLAATNFHIPRKDQSGTGANFLIEWTSDSPVSEPLIESIMVDCQTHKGLSFSSKGKVIREVK from the coding sequence ATGAGGATGATGGTCAGAGTTTTGCTGATTATACTGGGACTGGTCTTCTTCATCTCCTGCTCCGGGAGCGAAGCACCCCGCGAAGAAAAGAAGACGGACCGTTCCTTCAGTCCCGCCGGCCTCAGTGTCAAGGAGTCCGACGGTCTAAAAAAAGTCAGGGGGCAGGTTTGGTATGTCCCGATTTATTCGAATATCCCCTGTGATGGTGATCGACTGTCCGATCTCAGTGCGTTTATAGCAATCCATAACACGGATCTGTCTTACCCCATCCAGGTGACAAAAGTTCTTTATTTCGATAACGATGGAAAGCTGGTAAAGGATTTTGCGGTTCAGCAGTTAAAGTTGGCGCCGTTGGCGGCAACCAATTTTCATATTCCGAGGAAAGATCAGAGCGGCACGGGAGCAAATTTTTTAATCGAATGGACGTCCGATTCGCCCGTTTCAGAACCTTTGATCGAGTCCATCATGGTCGATTGTCAGACCCACAAGGGTCTGTCCTTTTCCAGCAAGGGTAAAGTCATCCGAGAGGTCAAATAG
- a CDS encoding septal ring lytic transglycosylase RlpA family protein: MQLRNRKKKITCWALACKLSLFVFVHPLAAEITVQPEMIPNEQREKSDVEKPKGMVGKAHYYRKSLNKRRTSSGAVYNPNKLTAAHPTLPLGSRVKVVNLDNRKSVVVTVNDRCRKHGFEFIDLSHAAARELGFLSRGTAQVQIMPLEEFVP, from the coding sequence ATGCAACTCAGGAATCGCAAGAAGAAAATCACCTGCTGGGCGCTTGCCTGCAAACTGAGCCTTTTTGTCTTTGTGCATCCCCTTGCCGCAGAAATAACGGTACAGCCGGAAATGATACCCAACGAGCAAAGGGAAAAATCCGATGTCGAGAAGCCGAAAGGAATGGTGGGCAAGGCGCATTACTACAGGAAAAGCCTCAATAAGAGAAGAACCAGCTCGGGTGCGGTCTATAACCCGAATAAGCTGACGGCGGCCCATCCGACCCTTCCCCTTGGTTCGCGGGTCAAAGTCGTCAACCTTGACAACAGGAAATCGGTGGTCGTGACCGTCAATGACCGCTGCCGCAAACATGGGTTTGAATTCATAGATTTATCCCATGCTGCGGCGCGTGAACTGGGTTTCCTCAGCAGGGGGACGGCGCAGGTTCAGATCATGCCGCTTGAAGAGTTTGTCCCGTAA
- a CDS encoding transglutaminase-like cysteine peptidase: protein MIIWILGILFGLIVFRPGMAADRFHIDEEVLKKAEERFGRAAPARLISWENLIRQGQGNSDLEKLEKVNSFFNRSLSYVDDIQIWGVNDYWATPIEFISLGAGDCEDYAIAKYFTLKAMGVSESKLNIAYVKALEINKPHMVLSYYSKPAEEPLILDNLIHAIKPSSQRSDLVPIFSFNGSGLWMAQQRGRGDMTASSRLRKWRELLTRISEEKF from the coding sequence TTGATCATATGGATTCTGGGAATTCTCTTTGGACTGATCGTCTTCAGACCGGGCATGGCGGCTGATAGATTTCATATCGATGAGGAGGTCCTGAAAAAAGCGGAGGAAAGATTTGGCAGGGCTGCACCGGCGCGGCTGATTTCCTGGGAAAATCTTATTCGTCAGGGGCAGGGCAACTCAGACCTGGAGAAGCTCGAGAAGGTCAATTCTTTCTTTAACAGAAGCCTTTCCTATGTTGATGACATCCAAATCTGGGGCGTGAATGATTACTGGGCGACGCCGATAGAGTTTATCAGTCTGGGCGCCGGTGATTGTGAAGATTATGCCATTGCCAAATATTTTACCTTGAAGGCCATGGGAGTCTCGGAAAGCAAATTAAACATTGCCTATGTAAAAGCTCTGGAGATAAACAAACCTCACATGGTCCTTTCCTATTACAGTAAACCCGCTGAAGAACCCTTGATTCTCGATAATCTTATTCATGCCATAAAGCCTTCTTCGCAGCGGAGTGATTTAGTGCCGATATTCAGTTTCAACGGTTCCGGACTCTGGATGGCTCAGCAGCGCGGGCGAGGGGATATGACCGCCAGCAGCCGGCTCCGGAAATGGAGGGAACTCCTCACACGAATATCGGAAGAAAAATTCTGA
- a CDS encoding EAL domain-containing protein, whose product MTLYRQLVIFTLVLFLILFTGTWVVTFNSTRSFLINQLESHAQDTATSLGLALSQRAIEKDKAGIESMIDAVFDRGYYRTIKFVDIEGKVILERNLAVAVENVPAWFIDLAPLDAPEANANVMAGWRQAGRIYVKSHPGYAYHALWEDGARMTLWFVACGIFVFLFGGLGLRFLLKPLVLVQRQADAICRKEYESQEPLPRTKELRQVVIAMNRMTGKVKEMFEEQAVFAEGFREHAYRDPLTGLGNRRYFEAQMRARQEQGEGAGGGILLLVQIHDLQQLNRQRGLQAGDELLKAASLILQGTAQPYPNCILARLTGGDFALFLPDSPTWEAPQIAEEMASALSRLAERKLSVAENVTHIGVVTCDVPTAFGSLLSESDLSLRTAQQKGPNAWHVRGISKETERLPAGEQQWKRTLEDVLQARRIRLDGQPVVRTEDRSECLHIEIFSKIVRGEDGEEFRAELFLPFAERLGLVSLLDRVVLEEAMRLDRRQLGVDTVAVNISPTSLNDDVFRDWLSAALKALPPSAPRFAFEFAEFGAIRNLASVKEFRENIQQWGHLMALDHYGQSLSKLSYLRFLRPDYVKVDRAYTEELKDASSDSRFYMGSLCSVAHSIDVMVIAEGVETEEQLELLRGLNVDGMQGYAIDRPKPMAENPAGR is encoded by the coding sequence ATGACACTCTATCGACAGCTCGTCATCTTTACCTTGGTGCTTTTCCTTATCCTCTTTACGGGAACATGGGTGGTCACCTTCAACAGCACCCGTTCTTTCCTGATCAATCAGTTGGAATCCCATGCGCAGGATACGGCGACGTCACTGGGACTGGCGCTGTCACAACGGGCGATCGAGAAAGACAAGGCCGGTATCGAAAGCATGATCGACGCCGTTTTCGACCGTGGCTATTACCGGACCATTAAATTCGTTGACATCGAAGGAAAAGTGATCCTGGAGCGCAATCTTGCCGTCGCCGTCGAAAATGTCCCGGCCTGGTTTATTGACCTTGCTCCACTGGATGCCCCCGAGGCAAACGCAAATGTCATGGCAGGATGGCGGCAGGCAGGAAGGATCTATGTGAAGAGTCATCCCGGATACGCCTATCATGCGCTGTGGGAGGACGGTGCAAGGATGACCTTGTGGTTTGTCGCCTGTGGTATTTTCGTGTTTTTGTTTGGAGGTCTCGGATTACGGTTCCTTCTGAAACCGCTTGTCCTCGTGCAGCGCCAGGCGGACGCGATCTGCAGAAAGGAGTACGAAAGTCAGGAGCCCCTGCCGCGGACAAAGGAACTTCGGCAGGTGGTTATCGCCATGAATCGGATGACCGGTAAAGTGAAGGAGATGTTCGAGGAGCAGGCCGTTTTTGCAGAGGGGTTCCGGGAACACGCCTATCGAGATCCCTTGACCGGTTTGGGAAATCGCCGTTATTTCGAAGCTCAGATGCGGGCGAGACAGGAACAGGGGGAGGGAGCCGGAGGCGGTATTCTCTTATTGGTCCAGATCCACGATCTCCAACAGCTCAACCGGCAGAGAGGCCTTCAGGCCGGCGACGAGTTGTTGAAAGCGGCTAGCCTGATCCTGCAGGGCACGGCACAACCCTATCCTAACTGCATCCTTGCCCGTCTTACAGGGGGAGACTTTGCTCTTTTCCTGCCGGATTCGCCAACCTGGGAAGCCCCGCAGATTGCGGAAGAGATGGCAAGTGCCTTAAGCCGTCTGGCCGAGCGGAAACTATCCGTCGCGGAGAATGTCACTCATATCGGCGTCGTGACCTGTGATGTTCCCACCGCTTTCGGCAGCTTGCTGTCGGAGTCCGATCTGTCCTTGAGGACGGCGCAGCAAAAGGGCCCCAACGCCTGGCACGTGCGGGGAATCTCCAAGGAGACGGAAAGATTGCCTGCCGGAGAGCAGCAATGGAAGCGAACACTCGAAGATGTCCTGCAGGCAAGGAGAATTCGGCTCGATGGTCAGCCTGTGGTAAGGACGGAAGACCGGAGCGAATGCCTTCACATCGAAATCTTTTCGAAGATTGTCCGCGGGGAGGACGGTGAGGAATTTCGTGCGGAACTCTTTCTGCCCTTTGCCGAGCGTCTGGGGCTGGTTTCTCTCCTGGATCGAGTTGTCCTGGAAGAGGCGATGCGCCTCGACAGGCGACAACTCGGCGTCGACACCGTAGCTGTGAATATTTCCCCGACCTCTCTAAATGACGATGTCTTCCGGGACTGGCTGTCCGCGGCCCTGAAGGCCCTTCCTCCATCAGCCCCGCGCTTTGCCTTCGAATTCGCCGAATTCGGGGCGATCCGCAATCTGGCTTCGGTCAAAGAGTTTCGGGAGAATATCCAGCAGTGGGGCCACCTCATGGCGCTCGATCATTACGGCCAGAGTCTGTCCAAACTGAGCTATCTGCGCTTCCTTCGTCCGGACTACGTGAAGGTCGACCGCGCTTATACGGAAGAATTGAAGGATGCGTCGAGCGATAGCCGATTCTATATGGGGTCGCTCTGTAGCGTCGCCCACAGCATCGATGTCATGGTGATCGCGGAGGGGGTGGAGACGGAAGAGCAGCTTGAGCTGCTCAGAGGGCTGAATGTCGACGGCATGCAGGGATATGCCATCGATCGTCCGAAACCGATGGCAGAAAATCCAGCGGGCAGGTAG
- a CDS encoding nitroreductase family protein, whose product MTVIEVIKRRKSCRTYSRQTIEPWKLAELRKFLASNNEAPFGSRFRFHLLDFDELEIGELRKLTTYGVIQGARHFVVGAVEKQPKAMEDFGYGMERNILKATSLELGTCILGGTFKRSGFADKIKMRKDEVLPVISPIGYPRDNMSFTDRVFRLVAASDRRKPWDELFYHDNGDALSPEAPELEEYKTPLECVRLAPSASNKQPWRIVWAGDSKIFHFYLKRTPGYEKLIKEIKLQNVDMGIALCHFQLSAKELGLNGSWSVFNLERRKENWEYLASWVGH is encoded by the coding sequence ATGACAGTCATCGAGGTCATCAAAAGAAGAAAATCCTGTCGCACCTATAGCCGTCAGACAATTGAACCCTGGAAATTGGCGGAATTGAGAAAGTTTCTGGCGTCGAATAATGAAGCGCCATTCGGAAGCAGATTCCGCTTTCACCTTCTGGATTTCGACGAATTGGAAATCGGTGAACTTAGAAAGCTGACTACCTACGGCGTCATCCAGGGAGCCCGGCACTTTGTCGTCGGCGCTGTGGAAAAACAGCCGAAGGCTATGGAAGATTTCGGCTATGGCATGGAGAGGAATATTTTGAAAGCAACCTCTCTGGAGTTGGGGACCTGCATCCTCGGAGGCACATTCAAAAGAAGTGGATTTGCCGATAAAATCAAAATGAGAAAGGACGAAGTCCTACCCGTGATCAGTCCCATCGGTTATCCCAGGGATAACATGTCGTTCACCGACAGGGTGTTTCGTCTGGTTGCGGCATCAGACCGACGGAAACCCTGGGATGAGCTTTTTTATCATGATAACGGTGATGCGCTTTCTCCTGAGGCCCCAGAATTGGAAGAATATAAAACGCCACTTGAATGTGTCCGGCTGGCTCCTTCCGCATCGAATAAGCAGCCCTGGCGGATTGTATGGGCCGGCGATTCAAAAATCTTTCATTTTTATCTCAAGAGAACCCCTGGATATGAGAAATTGATCAAAGAGATAAAACTCCAGAACGTCGATATGGGCATTGCCCTGTGTCATTTCCAATTATCGGCGAAAGAACTAGGATTGAACGGAAGCTGGAGTGTTTTCAATCTGGAAAGACGAAAAGAGAACTGGGAGTATCTTGCAAGCTGGGTAGGCCACTGA
- a CDS encoding L,D-transpeptidase family protein has translation MLTLILPPAGAKGEFFSLAPSDTVEGAIKTYTVQKGESLIEIARKFELGYNEITEANPGLDPFVPEEGATVTIPTMWILPDVETSERILINLSEFRLYYFFESGGSPFVETFPIGIGSEGHYTPVGEFKVTEKIANPAWHVPESIRLEKPELPPVVPPGPDNPLGTHALRLSDQSILIHGTNRPFAVGRMASHGCIRLYPEDIPILFTLVPNGVRVTIVRQPIKVGIQGDRVYLEVHNDPYTEVTLSDAAALLIKRGLLGKTDVTKLRKTFEKKDGIPTDISN, from the coding sequence TTGCTGACTTTGATCCTGCCGCCTGCCGGGGCAAAGGGGGAGTTTTTTTCCCTGGCGCCGTCGGACACGGTTGAAGGGGCCATCAAGACCTACACCGTGCAGAAAGGAGAATCTCTGATTGAGATCGCCCGGAAATTCGAGCTCGGCTACAACGAAATCACCGAGGCGAATCCAGGCCTGGATCCTTTTGTGCCGGAAGAGGGAGCAACGGTCACGATCCCGACAATGTGGATACTGCCCGACGTAGAAACTTCGGAACGGATTCTCATCAATCTCTCCGAGTTTCGCCTTTATTATTTCTTTGAATCAGGGGGATCACCGTTCGTAGAGACGTTTCCGATCGGAATCGGCAGCGAAGGGCACTATACGCCCGTCGGGGAATTCAAGGTGACGGAGAAGATCGCCAACCCGGCCTGGCATGTCCCCGAATCCATCCGGCTCGAAAAGCCGGAACTGCCGCCGGTGGTTCCCCCCGGACCGGACAACCCCCTGGGTACTCACGCGTTGAGACTGTCCGATCAAAGCATCCTCATTCACGGCACCAACCGGCCTTTTGCCGTTGGCAGAATGGCCAGTCACGGCTGCATAAGGCTTTACCCGGAAGACATCCCCATTCTTTTCACCCTGGTACCAAACGGCGTCCGGGTAACCATCGTCCGCCAGCCTATCAAAGTGGGCATCCAGGGCGACAGGGTTTATCTGGAAGTTCACAACGACCCGTACACTGAAGTAACGCTGTCAGACGCAGCGGCATTGCTGATCAAAAGAGGTCTGCTGGGAAAGACGGATGTTACGAAGTTGCGTAAAACTTTCGAAAAGAAAGACGGGATACCGACGGATATATCCAACTGA
- a CDS encoding L,D-transpeptidase family protein, which produces MLNCKRTGCIAFSLVVIWLMTVAPGYGNGARVSDTSDSSLYEENGVERVLQSIGPKAEARIRPFFDRAHIPYPSSRLGFVVVKEEMALEVWAESDGKWVHVRDYEILAASGWHGPKLRRGDRQVPEGIYQIVALNPASRFHLSMKINYPNDYDLQKARDENRTNLGGDIFIHGKDKSHGCLAVGDAAIEELFVLVAKTGTSNVEVVITPHDMRKYGPNPSRVSKPSWIPDLYNTIWQELSKYKVREGA; this is translated from the coding sequence ATGTTGAATTGTAAACGCACAGGATGCATTGCCTTTTCTCTTGTTGTTATCTGGTTGATGACAGTGGCTCCCGGATATGGCAATGGAGCCAGGGTTTCGGATACTTCCGATTCTTCTCTTTACGAAGAAAACGGTGTTGAGCGAGTCCTCCAGTCCATCGGCCCAAAGGCGGAGGCCCGCATAAGGCCCTTTTTCGATCGGGCCCACATTCCTTACCCCTCTTCCCGACTTGGCTTTGTCGTGGTGAAAGAAGAAATGGCGCTTGAAGTCTGGGCCGAAAGCGACGGGAAATGGGTGCATGTGCGCGACTATGAGATCCTGGCCGCAAGCGGCTGGCACGGTCCCAAGCTGAGAAGGGGGGATCGTCAGGTTCCCGAGGGCATCTATCAGATTGTCGCCCTGAACCCCGCCAGCCGGTTTCACCTGTCCATGAAAATCAATTACCCCAATGATTACGACCTCCAGAAAGCCCGTGACGAAAACAGGACGAACCTGGGCGGCGACATCTTCATTCATGGCAAGGATAAATCACACGGCTGCCTTGCGGTCGGCGATGCTGCCATTGAAGAGCTTTTTGTCCTGGTTGCAAAAACGGGTACGAGCAATGTGGAGGTGGTCATCACCCCCCATGATATGAGAAAGTACGGCCCCAACCCAAGCAGAGTTTCCAAACCCTCATGGATCCCGGACCTGTATAACACAATCTGGCAGGAGCTTTCCAAATATAAGGTCAGGGAAGGCGCTTGA
- a CDS encoding cereblon family protein has protein sequence MDFDKKASMSPEYLLTGNQTDHLTYLTWDFSIFENEVDDKILQKNLLCAACGHPITKVREKIKIRGRHEYRFNNLGYPIVLGCFRNAPGCIGYGGISHGYSWFRGYTWQIQLCKNCQSQLGWVYISEQDRFYALVFKMLREEEVKENNDRESDEGSSTPA, from the coding sequence ATGGATTTTGACAAGAAAGCAAGCATGTCACCGGAATATCTCTTAACGGGCAACCAGACGGATCACCTGACCTATTTGACGTGGGACTTTTCGATTTTCGAGAATGAAGTAGACGACAAGATTCTGCAGAAAAATCTGCTTTGTGCGGCCTGCGGCCATCCGATCACAAAGGTGAGGGAGAAGATCAAGATTCGTGGTCGGCACGAGTATCGATTTAACAATCTGGGATACCCGATTGTTCTGGGTTGTTTTCGCAATGCCCCCGGCTGCATCGGCTACGGCGGAATCTCCCATGGATATTCATGGTTCCGCGGCTATACCTGGCAGATTCAGCTCTGTAAGAACTGCCAGTCTCAACTGGGCTGGGTTTACATCTCTGAACAGGACCGCTTTTACGCCCTTGTCTTCAAAATGCTGCGGGAAGAGGAAGTAAAGGAAAACAACGACAGGGAATCCGACGAGGGCAGCTCTACTCCGGCATAA